CTCAAAACAACAATCATGATATTTAAATAAACCTGCTTCAGTAAAATAGGCTGATATATCAACAGTCTAAGGCTCTAAGCTATAAAACCTCAAAAACATTTGCTTGAAATTGGTTTATACATGCTTTTAAGTGTTCCTACTAGTTTAAATGCAGTATACTAGCCGTATTAAGAACAGAAGAACTCATAGTCATATTTAGATGGACACCTGGATTAGAATAAGCAGTATAACATGTATAGATGGGATTTTACTCAGCTAGTCAATGAAACAATCACTATGAGGAGGATAACTACATAGATGTGCTAGTATgcttccaacaaaaaaaaaactagaaccAGGCACTTCCCTCACCAAATAGTCATGGCAATGTATCACACAACCCCCACATTCAGACAAAAAAACTAAACAAGATTTCAGTGTACAGAGTGGAATACATAGCATCAGCCCTTCACTTAACCAAAAAGGGACAACAAGAAGCACAAAATTAATCATAATCCAATTTGATCCGAGGCAGACTGAATACATGGACATTCAGTACATTTAGGCCATTTATGGTTTCACTAATGCATTTATCCAAGGCACCTCATTGCACATAATACCATAATGGAACAACAATCATCAGTACAAACCAGGACTAGACTAGCACACAGAGAAACATCCACATCTGGGGCTTTACTATGCAGTAACTAACTGATTCATGACACACATATGACAAGTAAACCATGATTAACCATAACAGGATACACAACACATGCTTAAACATAGATAAACTTAGGCTAAGATAACATTTAAAAGCATACTTTGACTAGGCTAAGctaaaaaaatatcaaatcatGCTTAACTGTAAAATAAATCATCATATAAGACTTCATTGGATTAAACTAACCTAAGCAGGCTAAGCAATTCAGTTATTAAGCAAAACAGGAGGATCTTTCTCATTTAACTATGATCACAGTTTCAACAACCAAATTAAAGTAATGTATATCATCTTATTTAAGCAAACCAGGCTAAACATGGTACAGTTCTCAACAAATGAAACAATGAACCTACTTAGCACAGCAACTAATCACAACTAATCATATAAACAGCCAGTAAtgaacaaaaaccaaaatatctAAGCATCCTTAGCTAAATAAGATTAATATAACTAAATAAGCATATTAACCAAGCCACAGAAATAATAAATGAACTACTTGTCTAGCATATAAACAAACAATAACCGAAATGATCAAATTGACACTTAAAaagtgcagaaaaataaaagagaggGAAAATACCTCTTTGTTGTGCAGCCCTGATCGAGTTTTGAACTAGGAGACCTTAACTTGTTCCCCCCAAAGCTCAAGATTATCGGaaaatcacacaagaacaagaaACTAAAACTTTAAAATTTTAAACTGATCGAACTCTTAAAATCAAGGCAAAATTCCCTAAAATTTAGGTATTTCGAAAATATGAGTGAATGTGTGTAAATATTCAATTCAAGGTATATTCAGTTCTATGTAACCTAGGGCTCCTTTATATAGAAAACCCTCAAACCTTAATTTCACGATGTGGGATAAATCCCTATTTTTGGGATTTCCTCTCTCACATCTACATTGTAGGGTTGAGATTGAGTTAAAATAAGCATCAAAGGACCAAATTAAGTCATCCAAagggttcttcatgaaccaataaGAAATCGCGATtcaaattcacaacacaacaaaacAATTAAAGCATTTCATTCCATGGACGTTGCAAGGTAGAAGATAGAGAAAAGAGCTGACCTTACCAATGTTTAAGGTCGTGTTTGGTGGTATTTGAAAACGAAGCATTGATTACTTGCCTCAAATGGCCGAACCTCAACTGCATAAGCGAAAAGCCACTGTTCCGATGCCATTTTTGGCTACGTGACGAGGATAAAGAGAGGGGGTGTAAAGGCTGCTAGGGTCATGCCTTTTGCAATAGACTGACTCGGttcatttttaaaaataaagccAAGGGCCCTTTCTTTcacatatgtacatgtatatatgtgatatcacatgtatatccatgtatacatatgtatatgtccGTTTTTAATACTGGTTTTAAGAGATAACCACAATTAAGTGGAAACTAATTAATTTAATCCCTTAATTATGATTCGGCAATGGTTAATTAAACAAGTAAAggcttaatttttttaatatgatcTTTAAATGACTTGGTCTTAAGAccaagctatttcaattatagccttTAGTCCAATTAGCCAATTTAAAGTGACAAATTTGCATAAATGACCTCAATTGATTACCAATGCGGTCATCAAATTAATTAGAAGGACAAATTTGTAATAATGACCTCAATTATGAGAAATGATTTCCAACTGGGCCACAATTGGGctattaattgattatttcaattatagtcATTTGGTGGATAATGTTTTCAGAGTTAATCACAATTAaacacttaattaattatgacaaattctaataaattgattaaacaataattaagcgtaaaaatgattaatttattttaattactcaaatttcttgaattaaacagagtaaaatacttggTAAGTGCCAGTTTAACAATTTTGgagaattaaataaataattgttatAAATTGTGTTTCTCTTGGTTAACTTAGCACATGTCATAATTGTTGCAATAAATGtttaaattaatttctaaattatttataatattataagaattattttaccaaataagaatggtaaaattttatctatatattttataaaatcattttgacttctaaaaatacatatttcactctgtttgacaTCCAAGGACTCTaggtgattaaaataaattacgagaggtcaaaaattaggtatcaacaaCTGACCCCTTCGATGTTCGGGGATGGTAAAgtcatccctgagcaacgaaatttgactaactcTAATATTTTATTGACTCGACACATTCTTCCTCTCATTTTGTGCAATTTTCAACTATATGGCCGGATTTAAagtttctgggtttcctacatatctcaggttttaTGAGAATTCAGGTCGTTTGGAGTTCGACTCAATTATGGCTTCTAAATGCAATTTAAAGCAAATTCTCAGATCTTCCAGCTATCAAGCTGGGAAGTCTAGTGTGATTGGTAagagtgtgactgactctctggcattgagtccgcctacatatccatgctcttgggaatcaagtcacttgtagttcgactcgatcggGGGAAAAGGATATCCCTTATGCGGGAAGGCCTTTGTGTGTTCCGGTGTGTGCCCGACTGGTTACGAAATAATAAAAACAGACAAAGCATATAAGCAAATAAGAAATCTTGTGTCGCTAAGCATGGTGAGCAGTGATCTTCCAAGTTGTGTCCAGAGAGCTTGAccctcatgggcaccctatctcaaCCGGCTACGTAAGAAAATATTCCACGTTTACTCCGCAATCTGTTTGGATTTGATTTGATCGACCTGTTCTTTGGCGGCTAACAAATCTGCTTCCATCGGCTGAGTAACATTGATTTTTGGATGACGAATATTGCGGTCATCTGACCGGATTTACATCGTCTAATCTCTTGAGCGAATACTACGGTCTCCTGACCGGTTTCACATCGCTTTGTGGTCTTGCTATATCCAGCAATTTATATGCATTTCCTTCTTGGCAATTGAAATAAATGCCCTCTTGATACGTTTatgtgaatggccctcttggcatgtttgtatgaatgaccctcttggcagcaggaaaATAGATGTGCAATGGCCCTGTTGGCAGCAGGAAAATATATATGCAATGGCGCTCTTGGcagcaggaaaatagatatgcaatagCCCTGTTGGcagcaggaaaatagatatgcaatggtcCTCTTAGCAGCAggaaaaatagatatgcaatggccctcttggcggataagaaaaagtgatggccctctcggcagcagaaaaatagatatgcaatggccctctcgacaaataagaaaaagtgatgtgaatgacagatatggccccttcggctgaatcgtctttctttcgtcctttgtTCCggttgtgaccctcttggtcaaATATGTCATATTGTTTTACTACGACCCTTCTGGCCAAACATTTGCCATTGTGGCAGCTTCCAGTCATTTTGTAGCCATTGCGGCTTAATATTTTGCTCCCGTGACCTTTCCATCCTTTTATAGCCCTCGCGGCTAGGTACTTTTCCCTTATGACTTTGAtcttttatagccctcgtggctagatatttttccctcttggcttttgatcttTTCATAGCCCTCGCGGCTCGATACTTAACCCTCATGGTATTCTGATTTTTCCTTAACCTTTGTGGCTTTTGTCCTTGGTGGTAGTTAAAACTTTATGGCCTTCGTGGCTAGATATATATTTCGAAAGCCGGATCTCAGCAGCGGTATGGACTTTCTTTAGCGAAACGTTTCCTGCACATGAAGCAATGTTAGCAAAAGGATCATCTTCAGATGTTCTGGGGACCTGCATTAGAAATGGGTTAGTTTTTTCCTATTTCAAGTTGATCTGTGCTGCCGGAGGCGCTGTCGCATCTTCAGCTTTCTGGACCCGAAACCCTTTAGCtccggtattcgaaagataaacCTATTCTCGTTATGcagaaaaatcatttttgtaaTGCAACCATAAGGGTATTTATTTGTGGGAAAATAAAAGCATTTttaattgtcatgacatgtgctttGAATGAGGGAGATCCTTTCTTCCGCGAAATTTTAAGACCTTTTCTAAAAACTTTTGCCCCAGTTTAAATTTCGGTCTCCAAATTCTCATGCCGAATCTTACAAGAAATTTTGAGATTTCCTCAAactttctgccccagtttaaagTTCTGGgttggctaatttttgtaatgGATTAACGGcgcgaatttttgagatcctctcaaaaattctgccccagtcgGGCATTTAGCAGTCCTTGTTTTTTTGTAAAGTCTTATCTCTGAGGCTTCCCAGGGGCTTTCTTAGGGTGTTCTTTCGATGCGACtgagctcaaagagcgcctacgtatcctgtcgcagcaggaattcaggtcggaCATAGTTCAGAATAAAAAATAGTGGACTTTTGGTTTTGACTAATAAAGCGATCGAGTCCCAGACGAACTGCCTACGTACCGCACTGTGGGAAAATCAAGTCATTGCATAGTTCATCATACAAAAGGTATTTTGTTTTGTCTATCTATTACAAAACtattacaagcaaaaggaaacaacTAATACAAGCAAATAGAATTACAAGCAAAAAGTACTATTTCAAACTAAGAAACTTCTTCTTTATGCATAGTAGCACTTAATTGCATCTGAGTTGATGGACTttggccactcttgtccgtccatttcTGCCAATATTACTGCGCCTCCGGAGAGTACTTTGCGAACCACATAAGGACCTTGCCAGTTGGGAGCAaatttccctttgtattcatcttgatgtGGAAAAATCCTTTTGAGCACCATTTGCCCGATCTGAAAAAGTCTGGTTCTGACTCGCTTGTTGAAAGATCTTGCCATTCTTTGTCGGTACAATTGACTGTGACATACCGCAGCTATCCTTTTCTTATCAATTAAAGACAACTGCTCATACCAAGCCTGGACCCATTTAATATTGTCCAATTCTGCTTCTTGGATGATCCTTAGGGAAGGTATCTCAACTTCAGCAGGTATGACTGTTTCAGTTCCATAGACCAGCAAGTATGAAGTTGCTCTGGTTGAAGTTCTGGCTGTAGTACGGTATCCCAATAAAGCATAAGGCAATTGCTCGTGCCAACCTTTAtgattattagtcatttttcttAATAtccttttgatatttttgttggctgcttctacggcTCCGTTCATTTGCGGCCGATAGGCTGTCGAGTTCGGTggtgatcttgaattgctcacagatatccttcaccaggtggctattcagattttctccattgtctgttatgatagACTCGGGCACACCGAATCTGCATATGATGCAGTTTCACACGAAGTCCGCCACTACTTTCTATGTTACTGATTTGTGAGATGTtacttccacccacttggtgaaataGTCAATGGCAACCAAAATGAACCGGTGGCCATTTGAAGCTGTGGGTTCAATGGGTCCAATAACATCCATGCCCTAAGCAACGAATGGCCATGGTGAGCTCATGGCATTAATCTCACTTGGAAGGACTTTGATCAGATCACCGTGGATCTGGCATTGATGGCacctttgcacatatttgcagcaatcactctccatggtcatccaatagtaCCCTGCTCGTAGAATCTTCTTTGCTCGTAGAATCTTTTTTGCTAGTACGAATCCATTcatatggggcccacatgtcCCAACATGTACTTCTTCTAGAAGCTTGGTGGCTTCGCCGGCATCTACACATCTAAGTAGGCCCAAATCCGGCGTCCGTTTGTAAAACATttctttgtttaggaagaaaCCATTCACCATTCTTCGGATGGTCTTCTCCATTTGTAATGCTTTCGGGGTATTCCCGTCTTTCCAGATACATTTTGATATTGTTGTACCATGGCTTGCCATCCGACTCAGCTTCCATAGAGCAACAATGGACATGGTCTTCTTTCAGACTTATCCTTAGTGGGTCGATGTGGCTGCTTTCAGGATGTTGGATCATCGATGCTATTGTGGCCAGTGCATCAGCAAATTCATTCTGAGCCCTTGGCGTATGTCGAAACTCAATCTTTTTGAATTTCTTGCACAATCTTTGTGCCAGGTTCATATATGgtaagatcttttcattcttagtggcccattcgccttgtacttaaTGAATCAGCAGGTCAGAATCTCCGATGACCAATAACTCATTGATGTCCATATCCAATGCCATTCTGAGACCTAGGATGTAGgcttcgtattcagccatgttgttggtataGCAGAATTTGAGCTTGGCGGCCATGGGGTAGTGTTGCCCATTTTCTGATATTAAGACCGCTCCGATTCTAGAACCTTTGTAATTCACTGCTCCATCAAATAATAGTTTCCAGCCAGTATAAGATTCTATTACTTCTTCTTCTATGGCCAACACCCCTTCGTTTGGAAAATAGGTGCGAAGTGGCTCAAGCTCTTTATCCACTGGGCTTGCGGCAAATAAGTCAGCCAAGGCCTGCCCTTACACAATGTCGAATTCACTCAACAGGATCTACCATTTGACCAACTTCCCGATGGGCATGGGCTTACGGAATATGTACCTCAACAGATCCATCTTAGATATGACGTGAGTGgcatatgaagacaaataatGCCTCAATTTATGAGCTACCCAAGTTAGAGCACAGCGGGTTTTTTCCACTAGCGTATATCTTGCCTCACAGGTTATGAACTTTTTGCTTAGATAATAAATGGCACACTCCTTTTTTTCCTTCTGCATCGTGTTGTCCTAATACGCACCCGAATGCCTTTTCAGCAACTGAGAAGTATAGCAGCAAAGGACTCCTAGGCCTTGGTGGTACCAAGACTGGTGGGTTGGACAAGTATCTCTTGATAGTGTCGAACGCCTCTTGGCATTACTCTGTCCATTTTGTAGGAGCATCCTTTTTCAAAAGCTTGAGGAGGGGCTacacaatgatggtggattgagctatgaaccGCCCAATATAACTTAACCTTCCTaggaagctcatgacttctttcttagtttAGGGAGGAGGCaactcttggattgctttgatctttgttggctctagctctatgccccttcggctgactatgaaccccAGTAGCTTTTCAACCGGTACTCCAAACGCACATTTGGCCGAGTTCAATTTCAAATTAAACTTTCGGAGCTTGTCAAAAATTTTCCTCAAATGTGTGGTATGCTCCGAACTCTcccttgacttgataatgacatcgtccatgtagacttcaatctctctatGGATCATGTCGTGGAAAATGGTAATCATTGCTCTCATGTATGTTGCGCCGGCATTCTTGAGGCCGAagggcattaccctgtaatggtatACTCCCCATGGGATGAGGAAAGTTATTTTCTTGGCATCCTCTCCATCCATTAAGATTTGGTGGTAGCCAGTGAAACAATCCACAAACTATTGTAGCTAGTGCTTGGCACAATTGTCTATGAGTATATGGATGTTCGAgagtggaaaattatcctttTGGTAAGGCTTGTTAAGATCTCGGTAATCCACGCAGATTCTTATCTTGCCGTCCTTCTTGGGCACCGGGACTACATTGGCTAGCCATGTGGGGTATGATGTCACTTCCACCACTCTAGACTCAATCTGTTTTTCCATCTCGTCTTTGATTCGGATACTAAGATCCGGTTTGAATTGTCGGGTTTTCTTCTTTACTGGAGCAAAACCCTCATTGATGGGTAGCCTGTGAGACACTATGCAGGTACTTAGCCATGGCATATCGGCGTATGACCATGCGAAGACATCCACGTACTCCCTTAGAAAACCTATCAATTCTTCTTTGAAAGGGGTATctaggtgtgcacttatcctTGTTTCTTTGACATCCTCTTCATCACCTAGATTTCTGGCTTCTGTTTTGTCCAAGTTTAGCTTCTGCTCATTCTCCAATTGTTCTACTTCCTCTGTGAGACCCTCAGGTAGCATTGTGGTCTCATCTTATTCCTCATACTCTTCTTCTTCTATGTTGCTCGACTCATTCATTTCGCagcatgtcatgacatttaaggttgctttattatttttattactgaaaagaaattcaaggcaaaatatgttagtataaaacatgcatgtAACAAATAAAAACGATCTTGATAAACCgatgctttaattaattaaaaatattgagacttacaaactgtggtcctagcTTAGGTCAAGCTATTTCcgtttttgaaaacattacgaggcatgtaagtgacaaaaaggggttaGTAATTGGGCCTCAACCGATTCTCcccattttcaaaaaataaattcaaCTTTCTCTACCAAAGAGATAGTagcggggtagaggtccagttggacAGCTGCTCGCCCGGTTCTGCCTCTCTGATGTTGGGTGCTTCAGCACATTCTTCTAGAATCATGGAGCAACCTTCCTCTtggaatagcatccttatcccttcttcaatgtcagcatCCTCATGCATAGGCATTCTGTGGAGAAATGACTCGTATAGATTTGGAATGGGTTTGCAGAGATCTGCAACCTCTTATTTTTTCTTGGAAGGAATCTCTTCCTCTGTTGGGATATAGTCAAGCCCAAAGCGAAAATTATCTTGAAGGATAGGAATGGGCTCAGTGATGCCCTGCAGATTCTTCCCTAAAACTTTTTCGGGTTCAAACCCGTTTAGAGTCATGGTGGAAGCAATCATTTTATAAACCGTTGGCATAGGAGTTTCCAGGGAGTCTATCTTGTGGGCTGCTCCCACTAACTCCATGACATGGAAATCCGTTCCTTTAGGTGCGGCTTCAATGACAGGTACAAAATTTTCTGGATAATTGTGCATGCTGGCTTCTCCGTGGATCACCACTTCTTCTCCTTCCCAGACAAATTTTATAGATTGATAAAGCGAGAATGGTACTGCCCCTGCCATAtggatccatggtcttcccagAAGCAAATCCTAATTGACTcgtatttccatgacttggaattcagtgGTGAACTCAACAGGTCCTATTTGAATTTCCAAATCAACTACTCCAGTGGCGTCACAACGTCCTCCAGCAAATGGTCTTATGTTAGTATGGCTTTGACGAACATTTCCAAGGTCATACCCTAGATGAGTCAAGGCAGATTCAGGGCAAATGTCAATTAATACCCGGGTTACCACTTTGTTGCGGTACATGATAGTGATGTGCAACACTTTTTTGTGATTTATGCCTTCCTTGGGCAACTCTTTCTCTATGAAGGCAATTTGATGTTCCTCCATAACATGGGCGACCATTTCGGCCAGGTTTTCACTATTTGTTCCAGCTGGGACATGAGCTTACTCCAACATCATTATTAGAGCCAGGCGGTGTTGAAGCGAAATTTGCAGCAATGCCATCACCGATATTTAGGCAGACGTTTTCTTTAAATTCTCAACAATGGAGTATTTCTTTGGCTGTATTCGATGCCAAAAATCTTCGTCTTCACCTTGAGTGATAGTCCTTTTCTGATTTTCCTCCCTTCGGGGTGCCCCTTGGGTCAGGTCTTCAGGAGTATAACATCTTCCTGATCTTCTGATACGATGTGCGGCGGCAACTTGGACTACAAACTCTTAGCGAGGTGGCATTTGAGCTACTTGAGCAATGTGTGCTGTCACCGGTGCAGGGATTAATACTTTAAACTGCGGGCGTTCTTACAAAGACAGTGACGCTACTATGTGTTCAAGTTCTTTCACAAAATCGCGGATTATGGGCCTTCCTGTGACCCCGTCTTCTTCTCTCTTAATCATGTGAATCACACTGTTTCCATGGTTTGGCAAAGgattggtgttcacatttggGGGGGGCCGTTTGGAGTACAATTTCTTTTCGGTCAATCAGATCCTGTATCTTGTACTTGAGGTTAATGCAATCTTCAGTATTGTGCCTTATTCCATTGGAGTGATAGGCGCATGTTTGGCCAACTCGGTAAAATCGGTTCTTTGGATCGACGGCCTTTGGCGGAAGCACTTGAATCATCCCAGCCGCACTTAACCTTTTGAATAAATTCGTCCGAGATTCCATTAGCAGAGTGAATACCCGAGGGGGTTTCCTCTCAAAATTAGGACGTGGTGCATTATAGGCATTTGGTGGGGGTTGATTCTGgtaggtattgggttggttattttGTGGGGTACGGCAAATGGGTGGGGGGAGTTTGATAATTTTcctgtggagcttggtaatttggggAAGGTGAATGGAAGGCATTTGGTggagcttggtagttttgggGTGGTGATTGGAAAGTCAGTTGTGTGTAATATACGGGCACTGTGTTGTAACGGGTGGGTACGTAGGTATTTGGAAGAGGTGAAACATATGCTTCCATTGGAAAATATTCCCTTCTTTTATGCTTGGGACTAGGAGTGTGGGATATGCTAATCACATCTTCCTTCTTTTTGTGCATGAACCCGGTTGAGCTTTAACTAGCAGATTTTCCAGTAATGCTTATGATTCGGCCAGTTTTGGGACCGTCTTCTATGGTCTCGcccattttgaccaatttagagaaaGGTATGCCCGCCATTGAAAGCATTCTATCATAGAAGTCTATATCTTATGAAAGGATAAAAACCGACACAAGTTCTTCTTCGCCCATAGGAGGCTGTACTCGGGTAGCCTCTGTTCTCCACCTACTTGCGTATTCGCGGAAGTTCTCGATGGACTTCTGTTTTACTTTCTCCAAATAGTATCTATCCGGCATCGTCTCCATAATAAAGcgaaatctttccatgaaagcagcagccatgtcttcccatgtgacccaATGGCGTATATCTTGCGTCGCGAACTATTCTGAGGCTTCTCCTATCAAACTTCGACTGAACAACCTCATGATGAGCACTTGATTGTCTCAGACACCGACTAATTGGTCGCAGTGGGCCTGCAAGTGCGCTTTAGGATTGCCCGTCCCGTTGAATAACTCGAAACGGGGTACTTTGAAGCCTTTGGGTAAATCCAAATTGGGATGCATGCACAAATCGTCATAGCTTAGACCTGTGCCGGTGAGGGTAGTCCTCATGGATCACTCCAACATTGTGGTCATCTTCCGCTCAAGCCTTTCTTCTTGTTTTTCGGTTCGGCCTTCCATGCCTTTTCCATCTCCTCGTAATGGTCAATTTCTTGATTGGGCGAGAAGGTACCTAGTATGACAGGTGTGTGGAAAGAAACAACAGGGAGAATTCGGGTATTGGGGGTGCTTTTGTTAGTTGGTAGTAGGGTGATGCTTGGTTGTATAGTGATGCTAGAGTGGGTATTTTTTGGTGTAGGGTAAGAATGGATAGAGTGGGCGATCCCG
The nucleotide sequence above comes from Lycium barbarum isolate Lr01 chromosome 3, ASM1917538v2, whole genome shotgun sequence. Encoded proteins:
- the LOC132630519 gene encoding uncharacterized protein LOC132630519, which codes for MTNNHKGWHEQLPYALLGYRTTARTSTRATSYLLVYGTETVIPAEVEIPSLRIIQEAELDNIKWVQAWYEQLSLIDKKRIAAVCHSQLYRQRMARSFNKRVRTRLFQIGQMVLKRIFPHQDEYKGKFAPNWQGPYVVRKVLSGGAVILAEMDGQEWPKSINSDAIKCYYA